From Salvelinus namaycush isolate Seneca chromosome 2, SaNama_1.0, whole genome shotgun sequence, one genomic window encodes:
- the ghrl gene encoding ghrelin/obestatin prepropeptide isoform X2, translating into MLLKRNTGLTILMLCTLALWAKSVSAGSSFLSPSQKPQGKGKPPRVGRRDIESFAELFEGPLHQEDKHNTIKAPFEMGITMSEEEFQEYGAVLQKILQDVLGDTATAE; encoded by the exons ATGCTACTGAAGAGAAACACCGGTCTCACGATACTGATGCTGTGTACTCTGGCTCTGTGGGCCAAGTCAGTCAGTGCAGGCTCCAGCTTCCTCAGCCCCTCCCAGAAACCACAG GGTAAAGGGAAGCCCCCTCGAGTTGGTCGGCGAGACATTGAGAGCTTTGCTGAGCTGTTTGAGGGTCCCCTTCACCAGGAAGACAAACACAATACA ATCAAGGCTCCTTTTGAGATGGGCATCACCATGAGTGAGGAGGAGTTCCAGGAGTATGGTGCCGTGCTGCAGAAGATCCTGCAGGACGTCCTGGGAGACACTGCCACTGCAG AATGA
- the ghrl gene encoding ghrelin/obestatin prepropeptide isoform X1 — MLLKRNTGLTILMLCTLALWAKSVSAGSSFLSPSQKPQVRQGKGKPPRVGRRDIESFAELFEGPLHQEDKHNTIKAPFEMGITMSEEEFQEYGAVLQKILQDVLGDTATAE, encoded by the exons ATGCTACTGAAGAGAAACACCGGTCTCACGATACTGATGCTGTGTACTCTGGCTCTGTGGGCCAAGTCAGTCAGTGCAGGCTCCAGCTTCCTCAGCCCCTCCCAGAAACCACAGGTAAGACAG GGTAAAGGGAAGCCCCCTCGAGTTGGTCGGCGAGACATTGAGAGCTTTGCTGAGCTGTTTGAGGGTCCCCTTCACCAGGAAGACAAACACAATACA ATCAAGGCTCCTTTTGAGATGGGCATCACCATGAGTGAGGAGGAGTTCCAGGAGTATGGTGCCGTGCTGCAGAAGATCCTGCAGGACGTCCTGGGAGACACTGCCACTGCAG AATGA
- the ccdc174 gene encoding LOW QUALITY PROTEIN: coiled-coil domain-containing protein 174 (The sequence of the model RefSeq protein was modified relative to this genomic sequence to represent the inferred CDS: inserted 1 base in 1 codon; substituted 1 base at 1 genomic stop codon): MDKKKKQYADTVLYSFFLHLVDLKAELYRKQEQFKHEQLGQDAGTSAKSPKSKKPNVWIKQNEGVSAPAQKVVEQVAEEENQAKCKLEEKVKLYEQMTKGDFPDEETEGLFLVDFTQKIIDKRENHEPRQGMGGRSWRCMKKDLPGFKKIDLDFQGKGRDLAEKDRLSEDMRGELQRXAWEREEAMNGPVGRIHYEDIREQQARELGVGYFAFSQDQEQRRKXETLDMLRHQTTDQRSKREQLKEKRKALLNAQLAKVRQRKMKTKLDGTQDNQGAGHNHEEDEAHEEAPAVKKLEVEIQERRDTKSGVPHVRDWDRGKVDFLGEWTSRRQDDRESEFTPPSVYFSDDKRQGYGKWAKREQDKPKMAFKWSEGQGGGHKEPPQAKPKSSYLPQPQSSTPVPSQPTMLFIDYSSAFNTIVPSKLITKLRILGLNTSL; the protein is encoded by the exons ATGGATAAAAAGAAAAAGCAATATGCA gatactgtactgtactctttTTTTCTGCATCTGGTTGATCTCAAAGCTGAACTCTACAGGAAACAAGAGCAATTCAAACATGAACAATTGGGGCAAGATGCTGGGACTAGTGCCAAATCCCCCAAAAGCAAG AAACCTAATGTATGGATCAAACAGAATGAGGGTGTTTCAGCTCCGGCACAGAAAGTTGTGGAACAGGTGGCAGAGGAAGAGAACCAGGCAAA ATGCAAACTAGAGGAGAAAGTTAAACTGTATGAGCAGATGACCAAAGGAGACTTTCCTG ATGAGGAGACAGAGGGACTTTTCCTGGTGGATTTCACCCAGAAGATTATTGACAAGAGAGAGAATCAT GAACCCAGGCAAGGAATG GGTGGACGATCTTGGAGATGCATGAAGAAAGACCTACCAGGGTTCAAGAAAATTGACCTAGACTTTCAGGGAAAAGG ACGTGACCTGGCTGAGAAGGACCGACTGTCAGAGGACATGCGTGGAGAGCTGCAGAGGTAAGCCTGGGAGAGGGAGGAGGCCATGAACGGGCCTGTGGGACGAATCCACTACGAGGACATCAGGGAGCAAC AGGCCCGTGAGCTGGGTGTGGGCTACTTTGCATTTTCTCAGGACCAGGAGCAGCGCAGGA CAGAGACTCTGGACATGCTCAGACACCAG acgACAGACCAGCGCAGTAAGAGGGAGCAGttgaaggagaagaggaaggctctGCTGAACGCTCAGTTGGCCAAGGTGAGGCAAAGGAAGATGAAGACTAAGCTGGACGGAACACAGGACAACCAGGGAGCTGGACACAACCACG AAGAGGATGAAGCCCATGAGGAGGCCCCTGCAGTGAAGAAGTTGGAGGTAGAGATCCAAGAGAGGAGAGACACCAAGTCAGGAGTACCCCACGTCAGAGATTGGGACAGGGGAAAAG TGGACTTTTTGGGCGAGTGGACGAGTCGGCGGCAGGATGATAGGGAGTCAGAGTTCACTCCTCCCTCTGTGTACTTCAGCGACGATAAGAGACAGGGCTATGGGAAATGGGCCAAAAGGGAGCAGGACAAACCCAAAATGGCCTTCAAGTGGTCAGAGGGGCAGGGTGGAGGGCATAAGGAGCCACCTCAGGCCAAGCCCAAAAGTAGTTATTTACCCCAGCCACAGTCAAGTACCCCTGTACCCTCTCAACCCacaatgctattcattgactacagctcagcgttcaacaccatagtaccctcaaaactcatcactaagctaaggatcctgggactaaatacctccctc